The region TGCCGCCCACGTGGTCGCGCGCGGCGACGGAGCCTTCCAGGGTCAGCACCTCGAACACGTCTTCGCCGGTCAGCGGAGAAAACGCGCGCAGCTGCTCCAGCGACAGGTCGGCCAGGTCGCAGCCCGCATCGACGCAGGCGCGCACGGCCAGGGCCACCGCTTCATGGGCATCGCGGAAAGGCAAGCCCTTCTTGACCAGGTAGTCGGCCAGGTCGGTCGCCGTGGCGTAGCCTTGCAGGGCGGCCGCGCGCATGGCTTCCGGCTTGACCGTGATGCCGCCGGCCATGTCGGCAAAGATGCGCAGGGTGTCGATGACGGTGTCGACGGTGTCGAACAGCGGTTCCTTGTCTTCCTGGTTGTCCTTGTTATAGGCCAGCGGCTGGCCTTTCATCAGGGTCAGCAGGCCGATCAGGTGGCCGTAGACGCGGCCGGTCTTGCCGCGCGCCAGTTCCGGCACGTCCGGGTTTTTCTTTTGCGGCATGATCGACGAGCCGGTGCAGAAGCGGTCGGCGATGTCGATGAAGCCGATGCGCGGGCTCATCCAGATCACCAGTTCCTCGGCCATGCGCGACACGTGCATCATCAGCACGGCGGAGGCGGCGCAGAATTCGATGGCGAAGTCGCGGTCCGAGACGGCGTCGAGCGAATTGTGGCAGACGTCGTCAAAGCCCAGCGTCTTGGCCACGCGCAGGCGGTCGATGGGGAAGGTGGTGCCGGCCAGTGCGGCGGCGCCCAGCGGCAGGCGGTTGACGCGCTTGCGGGTGTCGGCCATGCGCTCGGCATCGCGGCCGAACATTTCAACATAGGCCAGCATGTGGTGGCCGAAGGTGATCGGCTGCGCCACCTGCATGTGGGTAAAGCCCGGCATGATGGTGTCGGCATGCTGCTCGGCCAGGTCCGTCAGCGCGCCGCGCAGGGTGGCCAGCAGGGCGGTGATGTCGTCGATGGCGGAACGCACGTACAGGCGGATGTCGGTGGCCACCTGGTCGTTGCGCGAACGGCCCGTGTGCAGGCGCTTGCCCGCATCGCCTACCAGCTCGGTCAGGCGTTTTTCGATATTCAGGTGGACATCTTCCAGGTCCAGCAGCCATTCGAACTGGCCGGCGGCGATTTCCTGCGAAATTTGCGCCATGCCGCGCTGGATTTCAGCGTAGTCGGCCGGGCTGATGATGGCTTGCGCATGCAGCATTTCCGCATGGGCCAGCGAACCTTCGATATCGAACAGCGCCAGGCGCTTGTCAAAAAATACAGAAGCGGTATAGCGCTTGACGAGGTCCGAGACCGGTTCGGAAAACCGGGCCGACCAGGCTTCGCCCTTTTTGGAGAATTGATCAGTCATGAAAGAAGTCCTTTAGTGTAGGGCGATTATAAACAAGGTTGGCCTGCGGTAGGGCTTTTAGGGCCTTTCCCAGCGCGGAAATGGCCTGGAATGGGGCTTGCAAGCCTCAAACGGCGCGCCGGATGCCCGCCATGCGTTCCATCCGGCCTTTTTGTATTCTGTCCCGCAAATTGTGCGTTTGGTCGCAATCCGATGGCGGTTCAGGGACGATAAGCCTACAGTTCAATCATCGCAGGACCCAACCACCGACCCAAAGGAAAACATCATGAACATCGCTAAAAACATGGAAGCCATCTTCGTTGCCATCATCGCCATCGCTGCCGCCACCAGCCTGGCCACCGCCTCGGTGCCGAAGTTCCGCGCCGCGCCTGCGACCATCGTGGCCAGCGCCGACGCCGCCACCATGCACACGGTCTACGTCAGCGCCAAGCGCTTGAGCGCCGCAGAAAAAGCCGCCCTGTAAGCACGGCGATGCCATGCGGGCAG is a window of Janthinobacterium sp. 1_2014MBL_MicDiv DNA encoding:
- the argH gene encoding argininosuccinate lyase, giving the protein MTDQFSKKGEAWSARFSEPVSDLVKRYTASVFFDKRLALFDIEGSLAHAEMLHAQAIISPADYAEIQRGMAQISQEIAAGQFEWLLDLEDVHLNIEKRLTELVGDAGKRLHTGRSRNDQVATDIRLYVRSAIDDITALLATLRGALTDLAEQHADTIMPGFTHMQVAQPITFGHHMLAYVEMFGRDAERMADTRKRVNRLPLGAAALAGTTFPIDRLRVAKTLGFDDVCHNSLDAVSDRDFAIEFCAASAVLMMHVSRMAEELVIWMSPRIGFIDIADRFCTGSSIMPQKKNPDVPELARGKTGRVYGHLIGLLTLMKGQPLAYNKDNQEDKEPLFDTVDTVIDTLRIFADMAGGITVKPEAMRAAALQGYATATDLADYLVKKGLPFRDAHEAVALAVRACVDAGCDLADLSLEQLRAFSPLTGEDVFEVLTLEGSVAARDHVGGTAPRQVRAAIARVRTQLEK